A part of Fimbriiglobus ruber genomic DNA contains:
- a CDS encoding chlorite dismutase family protein gives MNPRLFSFVGGDVGKWSVVSATAVVGEPLPAVECVDFVAGAVPAVPEGGKWVLRGVTSNERYVTRGEKDVLVEKQTAIGRPAATRAALIPLRKSAKWWAMTQDERRAIFEEQSRHIAVGLKYLPAVARQLHHCRDLGESEPFDFLALLDFAKADTAAFDDMLAQLRATEEWKYVEREVDIRLEHVG, from the coding sequence ATGAACCCCCGGTTGTTTAGCTTCGTGGGTGGAGACGTGGGCAAGTGGTCGGTGGTCTCAGCCACGGCGGTCGTGGGCGAGCCGTTGCCCGCGGTCGAATGTGTAGACTTTGTGGCGGGCGCGGTACCGGCGGTGCCCGAGGGCGGCAAGTGGGTACTCCGCGGCGTCACCAGCAACGAGCGGTACGTCACCCGGGGCGAGAAGGACGTGCTGGTCGAGAAACAGACCGCCATCGGCCGTCCGGCGGCGACCCGCGCGGCCCTGATCCCGCTCCGCAAGAGCGCGAAGTGGTGGGCCATGACCCAGGACGAGCGGCGGGCCATTTTCGAAGAGCAGTCGCGGCACATCGCCGTCGGGCTCAAGTACCTGCCGGCCGTCGCCCGCCAGCTGCACCACTGCCGAGATCTGGGCGAGAGCGAGCCGTTCGACTTCCTGGCCCTACTCGATTTCGCGAAGGCCGACACGGCGGCCTTCGACGACATGTTGGCCCAACTCCGCGCCACCGAGGAATGGAAGTACGTCGAGCGGGAAGTCGACATCCGCCTGGAGCACGTCGGCTGA
- a CDS encoding GNAT family N-acetyltransferase, with amino-acid sequence MEIREATESDWPCIWPIFRAVVGTSDTFAYAPDTPEDEARRFWTAAPARPYVAVDAGEVVGTYYLRPVQPGLGSHVANAGFMVASAASGRGFGRALGTHALAEARRLGYAAMQFNFVVSTNERAVRLWQSLGFAIIGTVPGAFRHRVHGPVPVYIMYRAL; translated from the coding sequence ATGGAGATCCGTGAGGCGACCGAGTCCGACTGGCCGTGCATCTGGCCAATCTTTCGAGCGGTGGTCGGAACTAGCGATACCTTTGCTTACGCGCCGGACACGCCCGAAGATGAGGCCCGACGGTTCTGGACCGCCGCCCCAGCCCGGCCGTACGTGGCGGTTGACGCGGGAGAAGTGGTCGGCACGTATTACCTGCGTCCTGTCCAGCCCGGCCTCGGGTCTCACGTCGCCAACGCCGGCTTCATGGTAGCCTCGGCTGCGTCCGGACGGGGATTCGGACGGGCGCTCGGTACACACGCACTGGCGGAGGCCCGACGGCTCGGATACGCAGCGATGCAGTTCAACTTCGTGGTCTCGACCAACGAGCGGGCGGTGCGGCTCTGGCAGTCCCTCGGGTTCGCCATTATCGGCACCGTGCCGGGAGCGTTCCGGCACCGGGTACACGGCCCGGTGCCGGTCTACATCATGTACCGCGCGTTGTAG
- a CDS encoding alpha-keto acid decarboxylase family protein, with the protein MTTQQTTIGSYLVDRLCGLGLKHAFGVPGDYVLAFYKMLADSPIKMIGSTAELPAGYAADAYARVSGLGCCVSTYGVGALSLANAVACAYAEKSPVVVVSGAPGLRERRRGQLLHHTFGAYDAQQAVFSNLTCANCVLDDPLTAFREIDRVLEACLRHKRPVYIELPRDRVTQPSLHPHVAASEEPTSDPLELQDAVAEAVGMLRNSRKPVILAGIEIERFGLSGDTLRLAERYGIPIAAMLLSKSVVPEGHPLYAGVYQAGAGRPTVTQFVEDADCLVMLGALVTDLDTGMFTHDLDDNQVIHAAVDGVRVRRHIYPDVRLPDFVRALAEADLPRFDHKPPVAGEPVYAPWRAEKGRPLSVARLFQKVNAVLTGQTTVISDPGDALFGAADLVVPDRAGFLAPAFYATLGWAIPAAVGAQLARPDHRPLVLVGDGSFQFTGAELSTAIRLGLDPIVIVLNNRGYLTERVLLDGDFNDIANWQFHKLVDVFGGGKGYEARTEDEFDAVLDAAQATRGQTVIINAHLPPLDMTPGLRRLGERLAKRV; encoded by the coding sequence GTGACGACCCAGCAGACGACCATCGGCAGTTACCTCGTGGACCGCCTCTGCGGCCTCGGCCTCAAGCACGCCTTCGGCGTCCCGGGCGACTACGTCCTGGCCTTCTACAAGATGCTGGCGGACAGCCCGATCAAGATGATCGGGTCCACCGCCGAACTGCCCGCCGGGTACGCGGCTGACGCTTACGCGCGGGTGAGCGGGCTGGGCTGCTGCGTGAGCACCTACGGCGTCGGCGCCCTCAGCCTGGCGAACGCCGTCGCATGTGCGTACGCCGAGAAGTCGCCGGTGGTCGTGGTCAGCGGGGCGCCCGGGCTCCGCGAACGGCGGCGCGGGCAGCTTCTGCACCACACCTTCGGCGCGTACGACGCCCAACAAGCCGTGTTCTCCAACCTGACCTGCGCGAACTGCGTTCTGGACGACCCGTTGACCGCGTTCCGGGAGATCGACCGCGTCCTCGAAGCGTGCCTCCGACACAAAAGGCCCGTGTACATCGAGCTGCCGCGGGACCGCGTCACCCAACCCTCGCTGCACCCGCACGTCGCCGCCAGCGAGGAGCCGACCAGCGACCCGCTCGAACTGCAGGACGCCGTCGCCGAGGCGGTCGGTATGTTGCGGAACAGCCGGAAGCCCGTGATCCTGGCGGGCATCGAGATCGAGCGGTTTGGCCTCTCCGGCGACACGCTGCGCCTGGCCGAGCGGTACGGCATCCCGATCGCGGCCATGCTCCTGAGCAAGTCGGTGGTGCCCGAGGGCCACCCGCTGTACGCCGGGGTCTATCAGGCGGGGGCGGGCCGGCCGACGGTGACTCAGTTCGTCGAGGACGCGGACTGCCTGGTCATGCTCGGTGCCCTCGTGACCGACCTCGACACCGGCATGTTCACGCACGACCTGGACGACAACCAGGTGATCCACGCCGCCGTCGATGGCGTCCGCGTCCGCCGGCACATCTACCCGGACGTCCGCCTGCCCGACTTCGTCCGCGCGTTGGCGGAGGCCGACCTGCCGCGGTTCGACCACAAGCCGCCGGTGGCCGGCGAGCCGGTGTACGCGCCGTGGCGGGCCGAGAAGGGGCGGCCGCTGAGCGTGGCCCGGTTGTTCCAGAAGGTGAACGCGGTGCTGACGGGGCAGACCACCGTGATCTCGGACCCGGGCGACGCCCTGTTCGGGGCGGCCGACCTGGTCGTGCCCGACCGGGCGGGCTTCCTGGCCCCGGCCTTCTACGCAACCCTGGGCTGGGCGATCCCGGCGGCCGTCGGCGCGCAGCTGGCTCGCCCCGACCACCGCCCGCTGGTGCTGGTCGGCGACGGCTCGTTCCAGTTCACCGGCGCCGAGTTGAGTACGGCGATCCGCCTCGGCCTCGACCCGATCGTGATCGTGTTGAACAACCGCGGGTACCTGACCGAACGGGTATTGCTCGACGGCGACTTCAACGACATCGCGAACTGGCAGTTCCACAAGCTCGTGGACGTGTTCGGCGGCGGCAAGGGGTACGAGGCCCGGACGGAGGACGAGTTCGATGCCGTACTGGACGCGGCCCAGGCGACTCGCGGGCAGACGGTGATCATCAACGCCCACCTGCCGCCCCTCGACATGACTCCCGGTCTGCGCCGCCTCGGGGAGCGGTTGGCGAAGCGCGTGTGA
- the aroF gene encoding 3-deoxy-7-phosphoheptulonate synthase, with amino-acid sequence MILVLRPDATLAQIEHAIERVKELGFTPHVSRGQSRTIIGVIGDETKPEAENFKATPGVEQVLPILKPFKLASREFHSDDSVVFVGKVRIGGGSLAMIAGPCAVESYEVMDTVAKYVKAGGANILRGGAFKPRTSPYSFQGMGEDGLKILKDIGQKYDMPVVTEVMDTRQVELVCKYADMLQLGARNMQNFDLLKECGRTRTPVLLKRGMSATVKDLLMSAEYILAEGNKSVVLCERGVRSFEDSTRNMLDMSAVPNVKGQSHLPIIVDPSHATGRPDLIPSMARASVAAGADGVHVEVHHCPEKALSDGPQALLPHQFLDMMGDLRRLATAVGREFAEPGRA; translated from the coding sequence ATGATTCTCGTTCTCCGCCCCGATGCGACTTTGGCCCAGATCGAACACGCGATCGAGCGGGTGAAGGAACTCGGGTTTACCCCGCACGTCAGCCGCGGGCAGAGCCGGACGATCATCGGCGTGATCGGGGACGAGACCAAACCCGAGGCGGAAAACTTCAAGGCGACACCCGGGGTCGAACAAGTCCTCCCCATTCTGAAGCCGTTCAAACTCGCCAGCCGGGAATTCCACTCGGACGACAGCGTGGTGTTCGTGGGCAAGGTGCGGATCGGGGGCGGGAGCCTGGCGATGATCGCCGGGCCATGCGCGGTCGAGAGCTACGAGGTGATGGACACCGTGGCCAAGTACGTGAAGGCCGGCGGGGCGAACATCCTCCGCGGCGGCGCGTTCAAGCCGCGGACCAGCCCGTACAGCTTCCAGGGCATGGGCGAGGACGGCCTCAAAATCCTCAAGGACATCGGCCAGAAGTACGACATGCCGGTCGTCACCGAGGTCATGGACACCCGCCAGGTCGAGCTGGTCTGCAAATACGCGGACATGCTCCAGCTCGGCGCCCGGAACATGCAGAACTTCGACTTACTGAAGGAGTGCGGCCGGACGCGGACGCCGGTCCTGCTCAAGCGGGGCATGAGTGCGACGGTGAAGGATCTGCTCATGTCGGCCGAGTACATCCTGGCCGAGGGGAACAAGAGCGTGGTTCTGTGCGAGCGGGGTGTGCGGAGCTTCGAGGACAGCACGCGGAACATGCTGGACATGAGCGCGGTGCCGAACGTGAAGGGCCAGAGCCACCTGCCGATCATCGTCGACCCGAGCCACGCGACGGGCCGCCCGGACCTGATCCCGAGCATGGCCCGCGCGTCCGTCGCGGCCGGCGCGGACGGCGTCCACGTCGAGGTCCACCACTGCCCCGAGAAGGCCCTGTCGGACGGCCCGCAGGCGCTGCTGCCGCACCAGTTCCTCGACATGATGGGCGACCTGCGCCGACTCGCGACGGCCGTCGGCCGCGAATTCGCGGAGCCGGGCCGGGCGTAA
- a CDS encoding TetR/AcrR family transcriptional regulator, producing MARPRSEDKRNAIMAAAARVIVTHGLSASTAMIAQEAGVANGSLFTYFETKADLFNQLYLELKAGVASAALEGLPAGTDLREQAFHIWLHWTNWAVSNPEKRRALTQLVVSDDISPATRAAGHQTMARIAEVLERIRANGPMRSAPMDFVAAIMHALAEATMDYMAHDPTNSKKHCKVGFEALWRVIA from the coding sequence ATGGCGAGGCCGAGAAGCGAAGACAAGCGGAACGCGATCATGGCGGCGGCGGCCCGCGTGATCGTTACTCACGGGCTGAGCGCGTCGACGGCGATGATCGCCCAGGAGGCCGGCGTCGCGAACGGCTCGCTATTCACCTACTTCGAGACCAAAGCCGATCTGTTCAACCAGCTCTACCTGGAACTGAAAGCCGGGGTAGCGTCCGCGGCCTTGGAAGGACTTCCGGCCGGGACGGACCTCCGCGAGCAGGCTTTTCACATCTGGTTACACTGGACGAACTGGGCGGTGTCCAATCCCGAGAAGCGACGCGCGCTGACACAACTCGTCGTTTCCGACGACATCAGCCCGGCGACCCGTGCCGCGGGGCACCAGACGATGGCACGCATCGCCGAAGTGCTGGAACGGATCCGCGCCAACGGCCCCATGCGGAGCGCCCCAATGGACTTCGTCGCCGCGATCATGCACGCGCTGGCCGAGGCGACGATGGATTACATGGCCCACGACCCGACTAACTCGAAGAAGCACTGCAAGGTCGGCTTCGAGGCCTTGTGGCGCGTGATCGCCTGA
- a CDS encoding secondary thiamine-phosphate synthase enzyme YjbQ, translating into MKSFTEYLTFNLPARMAFLNITPQVEEIVRKSGVAEGLVLCNAMHITASVFINDDEPGLHADYKKWLEKLAPFDASPQTYAHNRTGEDNADAHMKRQVMGREVVVAITKGKLDFGPWEQIFYGEFDGRRPKRVLVKVIGE; encoded by the coding sequence ATGAAGTCCTTCACCGAATATCTGACGTTCAACCTCCCGGCCCGGATGGCGTTCCTGAACATCACCCCGCAAGTCGAGGAGATCGTCCGCAAGAGCGGCGTCGCCGAGGGCTTGGTGCTGTGCAACGCGATGCACATCACGGCGTCCGTGTTCATCAACGACGACGAACCCGGCCTGCACGCCGACTACAAGAAGTGGCTGGAGAAACTCGCCCCGTTCGACGCCAGCCCGCAGACGTACGCCCACAACCGCACCGGCGAGGACAACGCCGACGCCCACATGAAGCGGCAGGTGATGGGCCGGGAGGTCGTCGTGGCGATCACCAAGGGCAAGCTCGACTTCGGCCCGTGGGAACAGATCTTCTACGGCGAGTTCGACGGCCGCCGGCCGAAGCGGGTGCTGGTCAAAGTCATCGGGGAGTGA
- a CDS encoding PQQ-binding-like beta-propeller repeat protein, with protein MSLQASPRIVVVIYGAVAALAVWVGWLAVSVPLPAEVRQIGLPVALSGLWVVVGLLQVDGTDANIVPHLRWRWQPSAEERFLAEAPAAPVPVPAADAKPVEIGPGDWPGFRGAKRDAVTTYAKLDQDWAAHPPELVWKKRVGPGWGSFAVAGGKLFTQEQRGPEEAVVCYDAATGVEVWEFKAPGRFEETISGAGPRATPTVHDTKLYVQGATGKVHRLDAATGKLEWTADVLAAGGSLPQWGFAASPLVTDGLVIVYAGGGNGKGTVAFRADTGAVAWTAGNAKHAYASIHPANLGGVPQVLVVSDYGLESFRAADGEKLWDHVWPNPSGSRATQPMILSDTDVMIGTGIGGDQGIRRLQVTKTPDAWAVKTVWNSRAAKPYFNDGVVVGEYFYGFDDSRFCCIELSRGRQVWKETAYGHGQVVALPDQGLLLVQAESGAVALVEANPDDFREVASVPAITGKTWNHPAVANGFLYVRNGQEAACFRLPAR; from the coding sequence GTGTCACTTCAGGCGAGTCCGAGAATAGTCGTAGTCATTTACGGCGCGGTGGCGGCGCTTGCTGTCTGGGTCGGCTGGCTTGCCGTGAGTGTACCGCTCCCCGCCGAGGTCCGACAGATCGGCCTGCCCGTCGCTCTCAGCGGGCTGTGGGTGGTCGTCGGGTTGCTGCAGGTCGACGGTACCGATGCGAACATCGTTCCGCACTTGCGCTGGCGGTGGCAGCCGTCGGCCGAGGAGCGGTTCCTGGCCGAAGCGCCGGCCGCCCCGGTACCGGTACCGGCAGCGGACGCGAAGCCGGTCGAGATCGGCCCCGGCGACTGGCCCGGGTTCCGCGGGGCGAAGCGCGACGCCGTAACGACCTACGCAAAGCTCGACCAGGACTGGGCGGCCCACCCCCCGGAACTGGTGTGGAAGAAGCGCGTGGGGCCGGGGTGGGGGTCGTTCGCGGTGGCCGGCGGGAAGTTGTTCACGCAAGAACAGCGCGGGCCGGAGGAGGCCGTCGTGTGTTACGACGCGGCGACCGGTGTCGAGGTGTGGGAGTTCAAAGCGCCCGGCCGGTTCGAGGAGACGATCTCCGGTGCCGGCCCGCGGGCGACGCCGACCGTCCACGATACGAAGCTGTACGTGCAGGGGGCGACCGGGAAAGTCCACCGCCTCGACGCGGCGACCGGCAAGCTCGAGTGGACGGCCGACGTTCTCGCCGCGGGCGGCTCCCTGCCCCAGTGGGGCTTCGCCGCGTCCCCGCTCGTGACTGACGGCCTGGTGATCGTGTACGCCGGCGGCGGGAACGGAAAGGGCACGGTGGCGTTCCGGGCCGATACCGGCGCGGTCGCCTGGACGGCGGGCAATGCCAAGCACGCCTACGCTTCTATCCACCCGGCCAACCTCGGCGGCGTACCGCAAGTGCTGGTCGTGTCCGACTACGGTCTCGAATCCTTCCGCGCGGCCGACGGCGAGAAGCTCTGGGACCACGTCTGGCCCAACCCGAGCGGGAGCCGGGCGACGCAGCCGATGATCCTCTCGGACACCGACGTGATGATCGGCACCGGCATCGGCGGCGACCAAGGCATACGACGCCTGCAGGTGACCAAAACGCCAGACGCTTGGGCCGTCAAGACGGTGTGGAACTCGCGTGCGGCGAAGCCGTACTTCAACGACGGCGTGGTCGTCGGCGAATACTTCTACGGCTTCGACGACAGCCGCTTCTGCTGCATCGAACTGTCGCGCGGCCGGCAGGTGTGGAAGGAAACCGCCTACGGCCACGGGCAGGTCGTCGCGCTACCGGACCAGGGGCTGTTGCTGGTGCAGGCGGAGAGCGGGGCGGTGGCGCTGGTGGAGGCGAACCCGGACGACTTCCGCGAGGTGGCGAGTGTGCCGGCCATAACCGGGAAGACGTGGAACCACCCGGCCGTGGCTAACGGCTTCCTGTACGTCCGCAACGGCCAGGAAGCCGCGTGCTTCCGCCTGCCGGCGCGGTAA
- a CDS encoding alpha/beta hydrolase family protein, whose translation MLPACLFAALLAPAADLPVPAKADEAIHQYLAAETARLSAGFMGGAKTKADWEAKRPKLKEQFLDMLGLWPLPEKTPLKAVVTGTLERGDVVVEKLHFQSRPGLYVTANLYRPKAAGKKLPAILYVCGHSNRGRDGNKTAFQDHGLWFASNGYVCLIVDTLQLGEVAGKHHGTYNLGRFWWQSRGYTPAGVECWNGVRGIDYLCSRSEVDPDRIGVTGISGGGATTCWVAAADDRVKVAVPVSGMSDLESYVTNKVINGHCDCMFAINTYQWEWTTILALFAPKPLLFANSDTDSIFPMDGNRRIIARLRSCYDLYGAKDKVDEHVSPGGHDYRPDLRVAIFGFFNRHLKGEAGPVKDADFTKIDGKDLRAFPDDKDLPKDQINDRADETFVPAAVVKLPEKPDDFAAWKAGLVKQLREKSFRALPQSVGAMKRAAGLDPLREFQSEDGIVVQLANMLMRPNAEGQSLVVLNAEEDGTAMKFWAARDPKWSHEAIHTRGGGPFAWTRKNPPNTVERSLVLLGQTADSGRVRDAAAWLASKAAVKGPHRVVGRGQAGIVAAYAALLNPGLVDEVVIVDPPASHRDGPHFLNVMRVLDIPDALGLLAPDVKLTLIAAKDKPLDKAFDKTAEIYKLAGAGDKFKRE comes from the coding sequence ATGTTACCCGCTTGCCTGTTCGCCGCGCTACTCGCTCCGGCCGCCGACCTGCCCGTTCCCGCGAAGGCCGACGAAGCGATTCACCAGTACCTCGCGGCCGAGACCGCCCGATTGAGCGCAGGATTCATGGGTGGGGCGAAGACGAAAGCGGACTGGGAGGCGAAGCGGCCGAAACTGAAGGAGCAGTTTCTGGACATGCTCGGGCTCTGGCCGCTGCCGGAAAAGACGCCGCTGAAGGCGGTCGTCACCGGCACTCTGGAGCGGGGTGACGTGGTCGTCGAGAAGCTGCATTTCCAGAGCCGGCCGGGGCTCTACGTGACCGCGAACCTGTATCGCCCGAAGGCGGCCGGCAAGAAACTGCCGGCTATCCTGTACGTCTGCGGGCACTCGAACCGCGGTCGCGACGGTAACAAGACGGCCTTTCAGGACCACGGCCTCTGGTTCGCCTCGAACGGCTACGTCTGCCTGATCGTGGACACGCTGCAACTCGGCGAGGTCGCGGGCAAGCACCACGGGACGTACAACCTGGGCCGATTCTGGTGGCAGAGCCGCGGGTACACGCCGGCGGGAGTCGAGTGCTGGAACGGCGTCCGCGGCATCGACTACCTCTGCTCCCGGTCCGAGGTCGACCCGGACCGCATCGGAGTAACCGGCATCTCCGGCGGCGGCGCGACGACCTGCTGGGTGGCCGCGGCCGACGATCGCGTGAAGGTCGCCGTCCCGGTATCCGGGATGAGCGATTTGGAGAGCTACGTCACGAACAAGGTCATCAACGGCCACTGTGACTGCATGTTCGCGATCAACACGTATCAGTGGGAGTGGACGACGATCCTCGCACTGTTCGCCCCGAAGCCGCTCCTGTTCGCGAACAGCGACACCGACTCGATCTTCCCGATGGACGGCAACCGCCGGATCATCGCCCGGCTGCGATCGTGTTACGACCTGTACGGCGCGAAGGACAAGGTCGACGAACACGTCTCCCCCGGCGGCCACGATTACAGGCCGGACCTCCGCGTGGCCATCTTCGGCTTCTTCAACCGGCACCTGAAAGGCGAAGCCGGCCCGGTGAAGGACGCGGACTTCACGAAAATCGACGGCAAAGACCTGCGCGCTTTCCCGGACGACAAGGATCTGCCCAAAGACCAGATCAACGACCGGGCGGACGAGACGTTTGTCCCGGCGGCCGTGGTGAAGCTGCCCGAGAAGCCGGACGACTTCGCGGCGTGGAAGGCGGGACTGGTGAAGCAGCTGCGGGAGAAGAGCTTCCGGGCGCTGCCGCAGTCCGTGGGGGCGATGAAGCGGGCGGCCGGTCTGGACCCCCTGAGAGAATTTCAGAGCGAAGACGGTATCGTCGTCCAACTGGCCAACATGCTGATGAGACCGAACGCGGAGGGCCAATCCCTCGTCGTGTTAAACGCCGAAGAAGACGGTACGGCGATGAAATTTTGGGCCGCCCGCGACCCGAAATGGAGCCACGAGGCGATCCACACCCGCGGCGGCGGGCCGTTCGCCTGGACGCGGAAGAACCCGCCGAACACGGTCGAGCGCTCCCTGGTGTTGCTCGGGCAAACGGCGGACTCGGGCCGCGTCCGGGACGCGGCGGCGTGGCTGGCCTCGAAAGCGGCGGTCAAGGGGCCGCACCGGGTGGTCGGCCGCGGCCAGGCCGGGATCGTCGCCGCATACGCCGCGTTACTTAATCCTGGGCTCGTGGACGAAGTCGTAATCGTCGACCCGCCCGCGTCACACCGCGACGGGCCACACTTCCTGAACGTGATGCGCGTTCTCGACATCCCGGACGCGCTCGGGCTACTGGCTCCGGATGTGAAGCTGACGCTGATCGCGGCCAAGGATAAACCACTCGACAAGGCGTTCGACAAGACGGCCGAAATCTACAAGCTGGCCGGCGCCGGCGATAAATTCAAACGAGAGTGA
- a CDS encoding AMP-binding protein, whose amino-acid sequence MLLQPIRYLVWLLGRVVLALRYWVRVVGKDEVFRQPGPYLILPNHPAYADPPNILARLWPSFQMRPLLLESNFQNPVLGPIGFLLRAIKVPDLSAASAVARERAEGAVAAAIDALKAGENVILWPSGRLSRDGIERLGGARAVSDILAAAPNVTVVLVRTRGLWGSCFSWADAVQPEMMRNLLTSPLTLLANFVFFAPRRRVTMTLEAFPPGTRPEPTRETINPWLEAWYNASPSPEPPTFVPYHFLFGPRTHDYPPPVTLLSDESGGGDAKTETKKAVADLLAEKLKRPLAEDENRPDTTFFALGIDSLDAMDVALTAEQRFGFSAGMVPTTVGQLWAVAEGRAEAGPLKPPPDVWFSPPTGQTSIEILGETVATALLARVLRNPKDVAAADDMSGVLTYERVLLGALVLAKRFRDIPGANVGLMLPASAAGMITLLALHLAGKLPVILNWTTGPANLEHAVKLLGVTRVVTSRKFLDRLQIAVPGANFVYLEDVRGGVGKLELLWRLAAVSLFRGTVVKRALAALDPDPQKPAVVLFTSGSEKAPKAVPLTHANVIADLRGAIPLLDLDRFHRVIVFLPLFHSFGHTVTGLLPLFAGVRAVYHPDPTDANGLARKAAAYRATALAATPTFLGYMLDRAAPGDLDDLRVAVVGAEKCPEAVFAKARELAPHAVVMEGYGITECSPVVSVNPRADTRHGTIGKPLVGVEVCVCDLETNAVLPTGQMGMLHVAGPIIFPGYIGHDGPSPFREMNGKKWYVTGDLAELDADGYIVFHGRLKRFLKAGGEMISLPALEAPFAKLYPPTDAGPRVAVEGVETDAGRRVVLFTTEEISLKDANAALQKEGLRGVMRLDEVRKIDAIPVLGTGKTDYKVLRAQIQ is encoded by the coding sequence ATGCTGTTGCAACCGATCCGATACCTGGTCTGGCTCCTCGGCCGCGTCGTGCTGGCGCTGCGGTATTGGGTCCGGGTCGTCGGAAAGGACGAGGTGTTCCGGCAGCCCGGGCCGTACCTGATCCTGCCGAACCACCCCGCCTATGCCGACCCGCCGAACATCCTGGCGCGCCTGTGGCCGTCGTTCCAGATGCGGCCGCTCCTGCTCGAATCCAACTTCCAGAACCCGGTCCTCGGGCCGATCGGGTTCCTGCTCCGGGCGATCAAGGTGCCGGACCTCTCGGCCGCCAGCGCGGTGGCGCGGGAGCGGGCCGAGGGGGCCGTCGCGGCCGCGATCGACGCGCTCAAGGCCGGGGAAAACGTCATCCTCTGGCCGTCCGGCCGGCTGTCGCGGGACGGCATCGAGCGGCTCGGCGGGGCGCGGGCCGTGTCGGACATCCTGGCCGCCGCCCCGAACGTGACGGTCGTCCTCGTGCGGACCCGCGGCCTCTGGGGGAGCTGCTTCAGCTGGGCCGACGCGGTCCAGCCCGAGATGATGCGGAACCTGCTGACCAGCCCGCTCACCCTGCTCGCGAACTTCGTCTTCTTCGCCCCCCGGCGGCGGGTCACCATGACGCTGGAAGCGTTCCCACCCGGGACGCGGCCGGAACCGACCCGCGAGACCATCAACCCGTGGCTGGAGGCGTGGTACAACGCTTCGCCGTCGCCCGAACCGCCGACGTTCGTCCCGTACCACTTCCTCTTCGGCCCGCGGACGCACGACTACCCGCCCCCCGTCACCCTTCTGAGCGACGAGTCCGGCGGCGGCGACGCGAAGACGGAGACCAAGAAGGCCGTCGCCGACCTACTGGCAGAGAAACTCAAGCGACCGCTGGCCGAAGACGAGAACCGCCCGGACACGACCTTCTTCGCGCTCGGCATCGACAGCCTGGACGCGATGGACGTGGCCCTGACGGCCGAGCAGCGGTTCGGCTTCTCCGCGGGCATGGTCCCGACCACCGTCGGCCAGCTTTGGGCGGTCGCCGAGGGCCGGGCCGAGGCCGGGCCGCTCAAGCCGCCGCCGGACGTGTGGTTTTCTCCGCCGACCGGTCAGACGTCGATCGAAATTCTCGGGGAAACGGTCGCGACCGCCCTCCTCGCCCGCGTCCTCCGCAACCCGAAGGACGTTGCCGCGGCGGACGACATGTCCGGCGTCCTCACCTACGAACGAGTCTTGCTCGGCGCGCTGGTCCTCGCCAAACGGTTCCGCGACATCCCGGGCGCGAACGTCGGCCTGATGCTCCCGGCGTCCGCGGCCGGGATGATCACGCTGCTCGCGCTGCACCTGGCGGGCAAGCTGCCGGTGATCCTGAACTGGACGACCGGCCCGGCCAACCTGGAACACGCGGTCAAATTGCTAGGCGTGACCCGCGTGGTCACGTCCCGCAAGTTCCTCGACCGGCTTCAGATCGCGGTTCCGGGCGCCAACTTCGTTTACCTGGAAGACGTCCGCGGCGGCGTGGGCAAGCTCGAACTCCTGTGGCGGCTGGCGGCCGTGTCGCTGTTCCGGGGGACGGTCGTGAAGCGGGCTCTGGCCGCCCTCGACCCGGACCCCCAGAAGCCCGCGGTGGTGTTGTTCACGAGCGGATCCGAGAAAGCCCCGAAGGCGGTCCCGCTGACGCACGCGAACGTGATCGCCGACCTCCGCGGGGCCATCCCCCTCCTCGACCTCGACCGCTTCCACCGGGTCATTGTGTTTCTGCCGCTGTTCCACAGCTTCGGCCACACGGTCACCGGCCTGCTCCCACTGTTCGCCGGCGTCCGGGCCGTCTACCACCCGGACCCGACCGATGCCAACGGGCTGGCGCGGAAGGCCGCGGCGTACCGAGCGACCGCGCTGGCGGCGACCCCGACGTTCCTCGGGTACATGCTCGACCGGGCGGCCCCGGGCGACCTGGACGACCTACGGGTGGCCGTCGTGGGGGCCGAGAAGTGCCCGGAAGCGGTCTTTGCCAAGGCCCGCGAGCTGGCCCCGCACGCGGTCGTGATGGAGGGATACGGGATCACGGAATGTTCCCCGGTCGTGTCCGTCAACCCGCGGGCCGACACCCGGCACGGGACGATCGGCAAGCCGCTGGTCGGCGTCGAGGTCTGCGTCTGCGACCTGGAAACGAACGCCGTGCTGCCCACCGGCCAGATGGGCATGTTGCACGTGGCCGGGCCGATCATCTTCCCCGGGTACATCGGGCACGACGGGCCGTCGCCGTTCCGAGAGATGAACGGCAAAAAGTGGTACGTGACCGGCGACCTGGCGGAACTCGACGCGGACGGATACATCGTCTTCCACGGCCGGCTCAAGCGGTTCCTGAAGGCCGGCGGCGAGATGATCTCGCTGCCCGCGCTGGAGGCCCCGTTCGCCAAGCTCTACCCGCCGACCGACGCCGGCCCGCGGGTCGCCGTCGAGGGCGTCGAGACTGACGCGGGCCGCCGGGTGGTGCTGTTCACGACGGAAGAAATTTCGCTCAAGGACGCGAACGCGGCCCTGCAAAAAGAAGGGCTCCGCGGCGTCATGCGGCTCGACGAGGTGCGCAAAATCGACGCGATTCCGGTCCTGGGCACCGGCAAGACGGACTACAAGGTGCTGCGGGCGCAGATCCAGTGA